The following coding sequences are from one Lolium rigidum isolate FL_2022 chromosome 6, APGP_CSIRO_Lrig_0.1, whole genome shotgun sequence window:
- the LOC124662740 gene encoding ammonium transporter 3 member 1-like has product MAYNMSIGYMPVAPVAPDWLNKGDNAWQMISATLVGMQSVPGLVILYGSIVKKKWAVNSAFMALYAFAAVWLCWVTWAYNMSFGHKLLPFWGKARPALGQSFLIAQAVLPQTTQFHKDGSLETGWINPAYPMASMVYFQCVFAAITLILLAGSLLGRMNIRAWMIFVPLWLTFSYTVGAFSLWGGGFLFHWGVMDYSGGYVIHLSSGVAGFTAAYWVGPRSTKDRERFPPNNVLLMLTGAGLLWMGWAGFNGGDPYSANIDSSLAVLNTNICAATSLLVWTCLDVIFFKKPSVIGAVQGMITGLVCITPGAGLVQGWAAIVMGILSGSIPWFTMMVVHKRSKLLQHVDDTLGVFHTHAVAGFLGGATTGLFAEPVLCTLFVPVSNSRGAFYGGTGGIQFLKQVAGALFIICWNVVATSLICIIVGLIVPLRMPEEELAIGDDAVHGEEAYALWGDGEKYDSSKHGWYSDTEGTQGRKAPSGVTQNV; this is encoded by the coding sequence ATGGCGTACAACATGTCGATCGGGTACATGCCGGTTGCACCGGTGGCGCCGGACTGGCTGAACAAGGGTGACAATGCGTGGCAGATGATCTCTGCGACGCTGGTGGGCATGCAGAGCGTGCCTGGCCTGGTGATCCTCTACGGGAGCATCGTGAAGAAGAAGTGGGCCGTCAACTCTGCGTTCATGGCGCTCTACGCCTTCGCTGCCGTGTGGCTGTGCTGGGTCACCTGGGCATACAACATGTCCTTTGGCCACAAGCTGCTCCCCTTCTGGGGCAAAGCCCGTCCGGCGCTGGGGCAGAGCTTCCTCATCGCGCAGGCCGTGCTGCCACAGACGACGCAGTTCCACAAGGACGGCAGCCTCGAGACGGGCTGGATCAACCCGGCGTACCCCATGGCCTCCATGGTTTACTTCCAGTGTGTGTTCGCCGCCATCACGCTTATCCTACTCGCCGGCTCGCTCCTCGGCCGCATGAACATCAGAGCCTGGATGATCTTCGTTCCACTCTGGCTCACCTTCTCCTACACAGTTGGTGCTTTCTCCCTCTGGGGCGGCGGCTTCCTCTTCCACTGGGGCGTCATGGACTACTCCGGTGGCTACGTCATCCACCTCTCCTCCGGGGTCGCTGGGTTCACCGCCGCGTACTGGGTCGGGCCGAGGTCCACCAAGGACAGGGAGAGGTTCCCACCCAACAACGTGCTTCTCATGCTCACCGGCGCTGGGCTGCTCTGGATGGGCTGGGCCGGTTTCAACGGCGGCGACCCTTACTCCGCCAACATCGACTCTTCCCTCGCCGTGCTCAACACCAACATCTGCGCCGCGACCAGCCTCCTGGTCTGGACCTGCCTCGACGTCATCTTCTTCAAGAAGCCCTCTGTCATCGGCGCCGTGCAGGGCATGATCACCGGCCTCGTCTGCATCACCCCCGGGGCCGGTCTGGTCCAGGGATGGGCGGCGATCGTGATGGGAATTCTGTCAGGCAGCATCCCGTGGTTCACCATGATGGTGGTGCACAAGCGCTCCAAGCTGCTGCAGCACGTGGACGACACCCTGGGCGTGTTCCACACCCACGCCGTCGCGGGCTTCCTCGGAGGCGCCACCACAGGGCTCTTCGCGGAGCCGGTGCTGTGCACCCTGTTCGTGCCAGTGAGCAACTCCCGCGGTGCCTTCTACGGCGGCACCGGCGGTATACAATTCCTCAAGCAAGTGGCGGGTGCCCTCTTTATCATCTGCTGGAACGTTGTGGCCACCAGCCTCATCTGCATCATCGTCGGACTCATCGTGCCACTGCGGATGCCCGAGGAGGAACTCGCAATCGGAGACGACGCTGTGCACGGGGAGGAGGCCTACGCGCTCTGGGGAGACGGCGAGAAGTACGACTCCAGCAAGCATGGGTGGTACTCCGACACCGAAGGCACCCAGGGGCGCAAGGCGCCCAGCGGCGTCACGCAGAACGTCTGA